ATCAATTAGGCTAGAGTGCGAGGCGTTGCTGTTTCGTGAAGCGCGGTTGTTAGATGAGGCAAAATTTGATGCTTGGTTGGAGTTGTTTACCAGCAATTGCCTTTATTGGATTCCTAGCATTTCAGGTGGTGGAGATCCAAGACGGGAAGTATCGATCGCTTTCGATGACAAGAGACGCTTAGAAGATAGGGTATTTTGGTTGCAGTGTGGTTTTGCTTACGCGCAAACACCGCGATCGCGTACTAGCCGGATGATTAGCAACATAGAACTATTTCCTTGTGCAAAGGAAGGAGAAATCAAAATTCGTTCTAACTTTGTCATCCACGAATTTCGCCTCGGTCAGATGAAAACTTTTGCTGGGTCGTATCGGCACAAGTTGCACCAGCAGGATGGCAAATGGAAAATAGCTCTCAAACAAGTTAATTTGATTGACTCAGATCAGGGACATGAAAACTTGACTTTTTTACTTTAAAGGGAGATGAGGGGATAAAAGAGTGGGGGACAAGGAGGACGAGTGAGAGATATATTTTGGAATGCAACAATCAGTGTTTGATACTCCGTTCATCTATCTCAAAGCTTCATTCATCTCTCTCAGAGCTTCGTTCATCTCTCTCAAAGCTTCGTTAACGAGTCTTTGATACTCGTGAACAAGTATAAAAACTCCCCCTTGTCCCCCTGCTCCCCTGCTTCCCCTGCTCCCCTGCTCCCCCTGCTCCCCCTGCTCCCCTGCCTCCTACCTCCTGCCTCCTGATTCTTGATTACTTCTTCATCAACATTAGTCTTGTAACTTTTATGGAAGGATATGACTGGGATTATTTAGTTCAACCAGAGCGAGTGCATCGGTCAGTTTATACCGATGCTAGAATTTTCCAAGAAGAAATGATACGGATTTTTGGGGGAACTTGGGTTTATCTTGCCCATGAAAGTGAAATTCCCAACCTTAACGATTTTAAGATATCTCAACTTGGGCATCGTCCAATTATTATCCTCCGCGATCATCAAGGAAAAATTCGCGCCTTGTTCAATCGTTGTAGTCATAGAGGCGCGACAGTCTGTCGTTCAACTCGTGGTGGTGCAAAAACTTTCACTTGCCCATATCATGGCTGGACTTATAGCAACACAGGTAAATTAACAGGCGTTCCTTGGGCAAAGGGGTATGCTGATGACTTTAATCGCTCTGAATTTAACCTTGGGCAAATTCCTTTGGTAGAAAGCTATCGGGGTTTTATCTTTGGTACTTTGAACCCGGAAGCAGCAGACTTAAAGACATATTTGGGAAGAGCGAAAGATTTGTTAGATCAGTGGATTGATCGGTTTCCCAACGCCGAAATCACTGTGAAAAGCAGCGCTCATAAAATGATTTATCAAGGTAACTGGAAGTTTACCTACGACAATGCTGCTGACGGTTATCATGTTGCCTTCTCACACCGTTCTTTACTGGCTGTAGCAAATCGGTTAGATGAAGAAAAAGATATGCAATATTTTGCTCAAAGTCCCGATGAAAGCCCGATGTACGTACAATATCTTGGCAATGGACATATGTTCATCGATCAGCGCCCCAGTTACGAGAACCGTGATGGCGCTTTCTGGGAGCAACAGCGGCCTCAGCCAGGACGGGAAGTTTATGAAGCAAAGCTTAAAGAAAAGTGGGGTAATAAAGCAAATTATTGGTTAGATTTATCCGTTGGTTCGCAAATGAATTTGACTATCTTCCCCAATCTGATAATTTTTGGCAATCAAATTGAGGTGATTGAACCACTAGCTGTAGATCGTACTCAACTCACCATTTATGCCACCACTATTACCGGAGTACCAGATGAAGTCAATGTGCTGCGAATGCGAACTCAGGAAGACTTTCCGAGTTTTGGTAGCCCTGATGATTTGATGAACTTTGCCGAATGTCATCGGGGGCTGAGTATTCCAGAAATAGAGTGGGTAGCCATGAATCGGGGTTTTGGCATGAGCGATCGCCATCATGTAGATGATAATGGTGTAGTGACTGGCCCTGTAACTGATGAATTGGCAATTCGTGGCTATCATCAAGAATGGAAACGCTTGATGAGTGCCGATTTAAAACTAACGGTACGGCCACAAAAGAAGGGTGTAGAGGAATAATATATATCTGATTTTGAGTCCTGCATTTTGTAGCTGTATCTACTTTGGAGGAGCTTTAAACAATTGAATATGATTAACCATCAACATGAAAAAACCTGGTTTTATTGAGCGTCATCACCTGTGGACAGCAGCCCAAACAGAACTATCTGAGCAGATTAAGACTATTGTCAAAGAACAAAATTTATTATTAATTCGCACTGCTTGGGAAGACCAACATGGCATAGTTCGGAGTAAGTCGCTGCTACCTCAAGCATTTTTGAGCGCTTTAGAAAACGGGATGCAAATTAGTACAGGTACATACTTGTTTGATAGTGGGGGTGCGCTGGTATTTAATCCTTTTGTTGCTGGTGGTAGCTTAGAGATGCCAGAAATGACGGGTGCGCCAAATCTTCTAGCTGTTCCTGACCCCCATACTTTCCGAATTCTGCCTTGGGCGAAACGGACTGGCTTTATCCTTTGCGATCAGTATTTTCAAAATGGTCAGGCGATGCCTTTTTCTAGTCGAGGCATTTTGCGGCGATCGCTGGCAGAATTACACCAAAGAGGATTAGAGCATATTGTCGGCTTAGAAGTTGAATGGTATCTGGCAAAATTGGAAGATCCGATGTTAGCGATCGCTCATGTTGGCTTTCCGGGAAACCCTGGTGAACCCCCAAAAGTCAGCGCCGTTGAGCATAGCTTCCAATACCTTTTGGAATCCCACAATCCAGCGATTCATGACCTGCTGGGAATTCTAGCAGAGAATTTAGTAGAAATGGCATTGCCTTTAAGGAGTGTGGAAAACGAAGGGGGAATCGGTCAATTTGAATTTACCTTTGAACCGATTCCGGCATTACAAGCCGCGGATACAATGATGATGTTTCGCATGGCAACTAAGCAAATCTGCCGTCAGCAAGGTTATTTAGCATCTTTTATGTGTCGTCCAGGATTGAAAGGCAGTTCTTCTAATGGCTGGCACTTACACCAATCGCTTGTAGACGTAGCTACAGACGAAAATGCTTTCATGTCTGCGGACTCAACAACACTAATGTCAGATTTAGGCAAACACTTTGTTGCTGGTATTCTCAAACACGCCAATGCTGCTTCTGTTTTCACAACCCCGACAATTAACGGTTACAAACGCTTTAGACCAAATTCCCTAGCCCCAGACCGTGCTGGGTGGGGTCTAGAAAACCGCGGGGCAATGATTCGAGTTCAAGGGGGTTTTGGTGATCCCAGTACTCATATTGAAAACCGAGTTGGAGAACCAGCAGCCAATCCCTATCTCTACATGGCATCACAATTAATTTCTGGGTTAGATGGAGTAGATTGCAGACTTGACCCTGGTTCGCCGACAGAAGAACCATATACTACTGAAAATCCCACCTTACCCAAAAGTTTAATCGAGGCGATCGCACATCTCAAACAAAGCGAACTTTTCCCTGAAAAAATGGGGCAGCAGTTCATTAACTACATTATTAAAATCAAAGAGAGCGAAATTAACCGCTTTTTGGCTGCTGTCGCTGATCAAGCCCCAGAAGATTATTTAAAACAGGTTACAGACTGGGAGCAAAGAGAATATTTTGAGTTGTTTTAAGAGAAGTTAAACAGTTGACAGTTGATAAAAATAATTACTGATTACTAATTAATAGCTCTTGAATCCTATTGACTGCTCACTGTCCACTGTCCACTATCAACTGTCAACTATCAATTGATAAGCTGCTAAAGCGATCGCCTGTGGTAATATCCGATGTTCCTGAACTTGAATTCTGGCGTGAAGCGTTTCTGGTGTATCATTTGGCAATACTGGCACTGCTGCTTGCATTAATATTGGGCCACTGTCCACTTCTAAACAGGCTATATGCGCGGTACAGCCAGTAATTTTTACCCCAGATGCCAAAGCTTGTTCTACAGCATGAACTCCCTTAAAGCTGGGTAGCAAACTCGGATGTATATTTATAATTTTGTTAGGAAAAGCATCAATTAATACTTCTGTCACCAATCGCATCCAGCCTGCCATAATCACCAATTCGACATTATATTTATGTAATGTCTGCACAATTTGTTCATCAAATTTTTCTCGGATTTTGTAGTTGCGGTGATTTAATAACACAGCTTCTACGCCTCTGTTTGCTGCCCTGACTGCTGCTTTAGCAGAAGGGTTATTATAAATCAAAACTTGAATTTCGGCATTTAGCTTTCCGTCTTGAATAGCTTGGGCAACTACCTCAAAATTGCTACCATTTCCAGAAGCCATAATTCCCAATTTCAAGGGAGGATTTTGTGTAAAGTGGTTGCTAGAGATGTTAGGAGAAATCAGGCTAGCAGCAGGATCTATTGTGGAATTTTTACTCATAGAGTATCAATATTACAATAAATGTGAGCCTGTTGGGCATTGAACTTGCTGTGATTCTCTGGTGGGAAGTTTCGGCTGAGCTGGCGGTGTGGTAGATGGTTTATCAGTTTCGCAAATAGCTGTATTTGTAACAGTCTCGCCTTTAACTTTTGTGATAAATACAATGCCTGTATAGCTTTTGAGTTCAGGTTTTTTAGCAGCGGCTGTACTAATTACACTTTGGGTTTGTCTGCCTTGGGGTATTATTCGATAAGTGTAATTCTCAGTTTCTGGTTTAATACCAAGTTGTAGTTGCTCAAGAGTTGTACCAAACTTTTTGTTTTCCAGGTAATAAGCTTGTTGTACGCGGTTTATAGTGCCAATAACTTGTTTACCTTCAACTTCGGGCTGATTAGTTGGTTGAGCTTCTTTATTTGGGTCGATGAGTTGAACATTAGCAGGTAATGTTGTGGCATCAGAAACTTTTTTGAATAGCGTCGCTGTTCGAGAAAAATTTCTAGGTCTGGGTTGTCCAGGATTAGTGCCATCTAACTGTAGTCGCAGTTGACCATCAGGAGTAAATTCCAAAATTGTTTGCACCGGTTCCTTGCTACCTGGAATTGTGACATTTAGATGCGTTGGTTTTGGCGTTGGATCAATCTGATATTGAAATTCAACAGCGACAAGCTTATCAGGAACGGGAAAAAGAAAAAATAGTTTGCCTTCTGGTGTAAAGATAAAAGTTAATGTTTGAGGAGATGAAGGGTCTTTAGCTAGCCATTGCCCTAATAATTTCTTGGCAATAGGATTTGTTGCTTGTGGTGGTTGAGACTGAATTGGTGTTCGTAATGGATTTGGAGTTGGTGATAGATTCGGTGTTGGTACTGGATTGGGAGTTGGTGCTGTTGTAGGTTGAGCTAGCACAGTTGTGTCGAGTGTGACCAACAATGCTATAAATACGCTTGAGGTAATGAATTTGCTAGCGATTACCTTTGCTTGCGCTCCTTGGGCGATCGCAAGTTGATCAAAATAAGGGAATATTTTAGGCATTTGCATTAGAGCCACTAGATTTACAGGATCTTAACAGTACTTCTGCGTAGAATTGCACTCTGCCGACATTCAACAGCTAACATTGCCATGAAAACACCGCCTTCCTCTCGTATGGAACTGCTTGATAATGATACAGTTGCCGCTTGGGTTTTTCTCACACCAGCACTGATTTTACTCACCTTATTCATTATTTGGCCGATCGCCTATTTGTTTTATCTTAGTTTCACCGCAGGCAGTTTTACCTCAAAAGGTACTTATTGGGTAGGCTTAAAAAACTACTGGCGCTTGCTACTGAACCCAGATTTCTGGCAAGTTATTGGTAACACCTTATATTTTACCCTTGCCACTCTTATTCCCAGTTTAGTTATTCCTTTAGGGCTGGCAGTTTTATTAAACCGCTCTATAGCATTGCGGGGAATATTGCGAAGTGCTTATTTTCTGCCTTCAATTATCTCCCTTGTGGCAGCTGGTTTGGGGTTTCGCTGGCTGTTTCAAAACACTGGGCCTGTAAACGCATTTTTAGATTTTTTAGGAATTCCAGTAATACCCTGGCTGGGAGATGCATTTTGGGCAATGCCAGTACTGATTGTAATGAGTATTTGGAAACAACTGGGTTTCAATATGGTGGTCTTTCTAGCTGGATTGCAAGCAATTCCTCCCAGTCGTTATGAAGCAGCAGATTTAGATGGAGCGAATGCTTGGCAACAATTTTGGTATATAACCTTACCTGGATTACGTCCCACCGTCATATTTGCAACAATTACCACTGCGATTTTTACATTACGGAGTTTTGAGCAAGTTTATGTAATGACCGGTGGTGGCCCTTTGAATTCAACTAATTTGCTGGTTTACTACATTTACCAAGAGGCTTTTGCTCAATTTGATTTTGGTTATGCAGCAGCAGGGGCAACGGTGCTGTTAGCAATGACGTTGGTACTAGTGTATTTGCAGCTGCGAACTTGGGGGGAGGAGTAGAGGCAGGAGGCAGCACTTCGACTCCTAACGCCGAACTCTGCTAACTAGGCTGACGACAGCTGCAACTAGCTCAGAAGGCTCCGTTGGTTTGTGAAGGTGCAACTGAAAACCTGCTGAAAGTGCCTGTTTCTGGTTATATTCTCCGGCATAGGCAGTGAGAGCGATCGCAGGTATTTGTCCCCCTTGTTCTGGTGTCCAGGTTCTCACTTGGCGAATTAGCATATAGCCATCTATTTCTGGCATTCCAATATCGCTTAATAGAACATCTGGCTGATAATCTGCTAAGGCTTGCAGTGCTTTCGTCGCCGATTGTACTGCAATTACTTCTGCCCCCTCCTCTTCTAAGACGAAGCTGATAAAGTCCCGCGAATCGGTTTCATCATCAACTACTAGTATTTTGAACCCTTGAAGATTTCCCAAATTGGAGTCCACTTCATCTTCTTGTTGGCTTTCTCCGGCGGCTAGTGTTGGATGTAAAAGTGGCAGATTCACGGTAAATGTCGCCCCCTGTCCTTCACCCTGGCTTTCTGCCAAGACTGTACCACCGTGAAGTTCTACTATCTGTCGAACAATAGCCAACCCCAGTCCTAGTCCACCAAATTTTCTGGTGGTAGCGCTATCGGCTTGCCGGAAGTAATCAAATACATAAGGTAAAAAGTCAGATTTAATTCCTTGACCTGTATCGCTAACGATAATTTGGGCATAGGGCATTGGGGATTGGGCATCTGTAATTTTTATCCCTGCTTCCCCTGCTCCCCTGCCCCCCTGCCCCTCGGTCACTGAGCGGAGCCGAAGTGCTGCCTCACTTCGACTCCGCTCAGTGACCACCTGCTCCCCTGCCCCCAATCCCCTTTCCAGTCGTACTTCTACTCGTCCACCTGGAGGTGTAAACTTAACAGCATTGGAAACTAAATTCCAAATAACTTGCTGCAAGCGGTTAGGGTCTCCCGTCACTAGCAATGTGGAATTACTCTGATTATTTTCATCAACTAGGGACAATTTTACATTGATGGATTTTGCTTCTGCTGCCAAGCGTACTGTCTCTATTGCGGCGGAAATTGTAGATGCCAGATTTACTTTGGCAATATTTAATGTCAGTTTGCCCTGAAGAATACGTGAGACATCTAGCAAGTCTTCAATGAGTTGAGCCTGTAATTTGGCATTGCGCTCAATAGTTGCTAAGGCTATTGCTGTCTTTGATTCGTCGAATTTGCGAGTTTGGAGTAGCTTAGACCAACCCAAGATAGGGTTGAGGGGCGATCGCAATTCGTGAGAAAGAACGGCAAGAAACTCATCTTTGATGCAGTTTGCTTCTTCAGCTTGAGCGCGTGCCTGCTGTTCGGCTGCGTACAAGCGAGTGTTTTCAATTGCGATTGATGCCATCTGAGCTAACTGCACAATAATGGCTTCGTCTTCTTCGGTAAATTCACCTTCGTATTTATCAGATAACTGAATTAGTCCAATATTGCCACCATTCCTGCCAATTAGGGGTGCAGCCAGCCACCCACGCATTGGAGGATGTTTATCGGCTTCTTTGCCAAACCCTCGCCACCTGGGATGATCTTGCAATTCGGCTTGAGTCATCCGCATGGGACGATTCATGTGACAGACGGAGGCGTAGATGCCTGTACCATCAGGCTTTTCCTGATAATCTTGCCATGCGGCATACTTATCTGAGAGTGAAATCGAGCTTACAGACTGCGCCCAATTATGATCAATTGTCGTGCTGGTGACTGATTGGTGTGCGCCGATGATGCCACGCGCCTGTTCTGTAATCAACCGCAAAACTTCTTCAATCGAGAGTGTTGAATTAATGGTTAATGCTGCTTGAGTCAAGCCATGTAATTGGCTGACGTATTGTCGCGATCGCATTAGCATTTGTTCTCGTTCTGCTTCTGCCTGTTTGTGATCGGTAATATCAATGCATGAGCCGATATAACCGAGAAAATTACCTTCTGGTGTTAAACGTGGCACACCTATATCTAAAATCCAACGATATTCGCCATCAAAGCGTTTGAGGCGGTACTCCATTCTAAAATCTTCACGAGCATCAAAGGCATTGACGTAAGTTTCAAAACAGTACTGTAAATCATCAGGATGCACTCCTTGCACCCAACCATTACCCATTTCTTGGTCTATTGAGCGTCCTGTAAACTCCAGCCACGGTTTATTAAAGTAGTAACAAAGCTTATCAGCACCAGACATCCAAATCAGAGAGGGAGATGCATCTGCCACCTGACGGAATCGTGTCTCACTTTCTCGTAATGCGGCTTCTACCCGTTTACGTTCAGTTATATCCAGCACCTGGGATAGCACGGAAATCAGCTTGCCTGATTCATCACATAAAGCCGAGTTGTGCCACTCACAATAAACAATAGACTCAT
This region of Nostoc sp. UHCC 0302 genomic DNA includes:
- a CDS encoding aromatic-ring-hydroxylating dioxygenase subunit beta, translated to MSVNQEEEYTNSSRFSYYVNDKFYTELVEEIKRWEDEQELVNQSIRLECEALLFREARLLDEAKFDAWLELFTSNCLYWIPSISGGGDPRREVSIAFDDKRRLEDRVFWLQCGFAYAQTPRSRTSRMISNIELFPCAKEGEIKIRSNFVIHEFRLGQMKTFAGSYRHKLHQQDGKWKIALKQVNLIDSDQGHENLTFLL
- a CDS encoding aromatic ring-hydroxylating dioxygenase subunit alpha produces the protein MEGYDWDYLVQPERVHRSVYTDARIFQEEMIRIFGGTWVYLAHESEIPNLNDFKISQLGHRPIIILRDHQGKIRALFNRCSHRGATVCRSTRGGAKTFTCPYHGWTYSNTGKLTGVPWAKGYADDFNRSEFNLGQIPLVESYRGFIFGTLNPEAADLKTYLGRAKDLLDQWIDRFPNAEITVKSSAHKMIYQGNWKFTYDNAADGYHVAFSHRSLLAVANRLDEEKDMQYFAQSPDESPMYVQYLGNGHMFIDQRPSYENRDGAFWEQQRPQPGREVYEAKLKEKWGNKANYWLDLSVGSQMNLTIFPNLIIFGNQIEVIEPLAVDRTQLTIYATTITGVPDEVNVLRMRTQEDFPSFGSPDDLMNFAECHRGLSIPEIEWVAMNRGFGMSDRHHVDDNGVVTGPVTDELAIRGYHQEWKRLMSADLKLTVRPQKKGVEE
- a CDS encoding glutamine synthetase family protein; translation: MKKPGFIERHHLWTAAQTELSEQIKTIVKEQNLLLIRTAWEDQHGIVRSKSLLPQAFLSALENGMQISTGTYLFDSGGALVFNPFVAGGSLEMPEMTGAPNLLAVPDPHTFRILPWAKRTGFILCDQYFQNGQAMPFSSRGILRRSLAELHQRGLEHIVGLEVEWYLAKLEDPMLAIAHVGFPGNPGEPPKVSAVEHSFQYLLESHNPAIHDLLGILAENLVEMALPLRSVENEGGIGQFEFTFEPIPALQAADTMMMFRMATKQICRQQGYLASFMCRPGLKGSSSNGWHLHQSLVDVATDENAFMSADSTTLMSDLGKHFVAGILKHANAASVFTTPTINGYKRFRPNSLAPDRAGWGLENRGAMIRVQGGFGDPSTHIENRVGEPAANPYLYMASQLISGLDGVDCRLDPGSPTEEPYTTENPTLPKSLIEAIAHLKQSELFPEKMGQQFINYIIKIKESEINRFLAAVADQAPEDYLKQVTDWEQREYFELF
- the purN gene encoding phosphoribosylglycinamide formyltransferase; the protein is MSKNSTIDPAASLISPNISSNHFTQNPPLKLGIMASGNGSNFEVVAQAIQDGKLNAEIQVLIYNNPSAKAAVRAANRGVEAVLLNHRNYKIREKFDEQIVQTLHKYNVELVIMAGWMRLVTEVLIDAFPNKIINIHPSLLPSFKGVHAVEQALASGVKITGCTAHIACLEVDSGPILMQAAVPVLPNDTPETLHARIQVQEHRILPQAIALAAYQLIVDS
- a CDS encoding type IV pilin-like G/H family protein gives rise to the protein MPKIFPYFDQLAIAQGAQAKVIASKFITSSVFIALLVTLDTTVLAQPTTAPTPNPVPTPNLSPTPNPLRTPIQSQPPQATNPIAKKLLGQWLAKDPSSPQTLTFIFTPEGKLFFLFPVPDKLVAVEFQYQIDPTPKPTHLNVTIPGSKEPVQTILEFTPDGQLRLQLDGTNPGQPRPRNFSRTATLFKKVSDATTLPANVQLIDPNKEAQPTNQPEVEGKQVIGTINRVQQAYYLENKKFGTTLEQLQLGIKPETENYTYRIIPQGRQTQSVISTAAAKKPELKSYTGIVFITKVKGETVTNTAICETDKPSTTPPAQPKLPTRESQQVQCPTGSHLL
- a CDS encoding sugar ABC transporter permease; the protein is MKTPPSSRMELLDNDTVAAWVFLTPALILLTLFIIWPIAYLFYLSFTAGSFTSKGTYWVGLKNYWRLLLNPDFWQVIGNTLYFTLATLIPSLVIPLGLAVLLNRSIALRGILRSAYFLPSIISLVAAGLGFRWLFQNTGPVNAFLDFLGIPVIPWLGDAFWAMPVLIVMSIWKQLGFNMVVFLAGLQAIPPSRYEAADLDGANAWQQFWYITLPGLRPTVIFATITTAIFTLRSFEQVYVMTGGGPLNSTNLLVYYIYQEAFAQFDFGYAAAGATVLLAMTLVLVYLQLRTWGEE
- a CDS encoding PAS domain S-box protein produces the protein MQDQEKCNYQVVGEQLDALRSRHATVEEGMIFQLADGNIQAYNASAESILGLTTEQIQSWAALNSSWVHQDGSPLSAETHPAMVAWSTGKPCLNCVIGFSKQSDELIWLLINSQPLFQRNKTVPYGVVSTFTDITEQKRAIDAVASKTARSAIAPIITHQDTAEAQRPLVELTAELQRLHTERQQMEKALQESEARCRQLVNSNIIGIVLADFEKIIEANDVFLQMVGYTREELLAGEIRWPQITPPEYRHLDEKALQELLTFNCFTPFEKQYLRKDGSRVSILIGGALLEQSPPSCVCFVMDLTERKQAEKSLRDVLPRLNSHVENSPLAVIEWDQEFRVCRWSREAERIFGWQAQEVMGKKFDDWQFICDEDEETVNDIIMELLSGRETQRVSVNRNYTKYESIVYCEWHNSALCDESGKLISVLSQVLDITERKRVEAALRESETRFRQVADASPSLIWMSGADKLCYYFNKPWLEFTGRSIDQEMGNGWVQGVHPDDLQYCFETYVNAFDAREDFRMEYRLKRFDGEYRWILDIGVPRLTPEGNFLGYIGSCIDITDHKQAEAEREQMLMRSRQYVSQLHGLTQAALTINSTLSIEEVLRLITEQARGIIGAHQSVTSTTIDHNWAQSVSSISLSDKYAAWQDYQEKPDGTGIYASVCHMNRPMRMTQAELQDHPRWRGFGKEADKHPPMRGWLAAPLIGRNGGNIGLIQLSDKYEGEFTEEDEAIIVQLAQMASIAIENTRLYAAEQQARAQAEEANCIKDEFLAVLSHELRSPLNPILGWSKLLQTRKFDESKTAIALATIERNAKLQAQLIEDLLDVSRILQGKLTLNIAKVNLASTISAAIETVRLAAEAKSINVKLSLVDENNQSNSTLLVTGDPNRLQQVIWNLVSNAVKFTPPGGRVEVRLERGLGAGEQVVTERSRSEAALRLRSVTEGQGGRGAGEAGIKITDAQSPMPYAQIIVSDTGQGIKSDFLPYVFDYFRQADSATTRKFGGLGLGLAIVRQIVELHGGTVLAESQGEGQGATFTVNLPLLHPTLAAGESQQEDEVDSNLGNLQGFKILVVDDETDSRDFISFVLEEEGAEVIAVQSATKALQALADYQPDVLLSDIGMPEIDGYMLIRQVRTWTPEQGGQIPAIALTAYAGEYNQKQALSAGFQLHLHKPTEPSELVAAVVSLVSRVRR